The Chlamydia trachomatis A/HAR-13 nucleotide sequence TCGACGATCTTACTTCTTCATAATTTGTACGAACACAACAGCAACGCATATCGCTCCTCAATTTCTGTACGCAGTGAATTCATTAATCACAGATTACCAACAACTTGCTACTTCGGAAACATTTAGACGTTCCCAAAGATTAAGAGAGAAAAAAAAGCCTCTTCATAAGAAGAGGCTTTTGCTCGGCAAACTACACCCGAGAGCCGTAATTGAAACCATCATCATCATCGCCATCACTGCTATCCGATTTCGGATCCAGGTCTATGAGATTAACCGATTTCACCAGAACCTTTTCTCCGAGACAAACGTCGCGATGAGCCTTATAGTTTAACAAAAGCTTCTCAAATTCCTTTGATAGCTTTTTATTAGCCGTTTTTAGCAGATTAATGAGCTCTCCTCGTTCGTGACAAATACGAGAGTAGTGCTCTAACATAGCTTTAAGCTCTTCTATCTGTTTCTCTTTAGCAGGCAGGACTTTTAGTCTTTCTTGATACCCCCCCAGCTTCGTTAGAAGATCTCGCATCTCTTCTTCAAGATTCAGACAACAAGCTTGCCACGCCTTTAAATTTTCTCGTAAACCACGTCTCTCTAAAAGACTTGCAGGATACTTAGTATTCAATTCTTTTAGAGCTTTAGCCAATTGTTGCTCTAATTG carries:
- a CDS encoding IncA family protein — protein: MVSLALGTSNGVEANNGINDLSPAPEAKKTGSRLCYKISVVAALVLGLLAAAGGAVVLALFCTFAPPLFFYAGVVLVALGAVILGVGVSNTCSCCLRSRKIEAREQLILQQKEEISQLEQQLAKALKELNTKYPASLLERRGLRENLKAWQACCLNLEEEMRDLLTKLGGYQERLKVLPAKEKQIEELKAMLEHYSRICHERGELINLLKTANKKLSKEFEKLLLNYKAHRDVCLGEKVLVKSVNLIDLDPKSDSSDGDDDDGFNYGSRV